A stretch of Rhizobium glycinendophyticum DNA encodes these proteins:
- a CDS encoding VOC family protein, producing the protein MTSGLHHITAITRKIQANVDFYCGFLGLRLVKRTGGFEDAAQLHLFYGDAVASPGSLVSFLAWEDGSPGRVGHGAASEIAFAIRPQAFGFWLTRALQSGIGTEGPAMEFGEPVLRLKDPDGIIVKLVGTEAVKGGTPWNARGIETDDAIIALRGATLLSEHTTETTGFLARHGGFVPVETAGSITRMISQSGQILDIRDATGFWPAAPGTGAIDHVALRLPDVAAVDAEVASLASEGIDAVNVHDRKYFYSLYVREPAGGLIELATDDGQGFSIDEPLEVLGTTLFIPDHFRLRREDIVPMLPQFGLPGEPRILYRDLPFVYRIHETDAPDGSTLMLLHGTGGNEASLLPLGRKIRPAATLIGLRGRATEEGVARFFRRFGPLEFDQADIRAEADAFAAFVEQAVEAYGLAAQETAYLGYSNGANLLAAAMLLHPGLVRRAVLIRPVPVLDPWPETDLRGSDILILAGSEDPYHARSVRLADGLQALGAKVTLEDVDAGHELSGEDTLRAAAFLR; encoded by the coding sequence ATGACCAGCGGCCTGCACCACATCACGGCAATAACCCGCAAGATCCAGGCCAATGTCGACTTCTACTGCGGCTTCTTGGGGTTGCGCCTCGTCAAGCGCACCGGCGGCTTCGAGGATGCGGCACAGCTGCATCTCTTCTATGGGGATGCGGTGGCAAGCCCCGGCTCGCTCGTGTCATTTCTTGCTTGGGAGGACGGCTCTCCGGGCCGCGTTGGTCACGGTGCGGCAAGCGAGATCGCCTTTGCCATTCGCCCTCAGGCGTTCGGCTTTTGGCTGACCCGGGCGCTGCAATCGGGAATTGGAACCGAAGGTCCGGCGATGGAGTTCGGCGAGCCGGTGCTGCGGCTGAAAGATCCCGATGGTATCATCGTCAAGCTTGTGGGGACCGAGGCGGTCAAGGGCGGCACGCCCTGGAACGCACGTGGCATCGAGACTGACGACGCGATCATCGCCCTGCGCGGGGCGACGCTTCTGTCCGAGCATACGACCGAAACGACAGGTTTTCTGGCGCGCCATGGCGGGTTTGTGCCTGTGGAAACGGCCGGCAGCATCACCCGCATGATATCGCAGAGCGGCCAGATCCTCGATATTAGGGACGCGACCGGTTTCTGGCCGGCAGCACCTGGCACCGGCGCCATCGATCACGTGGCACTGCGCCTGCCCGATGTCGCCGCCGTGGATGCCGAGGTCGCGTCGCTGGCGAGCGAGGGGATCGATGCGGTCAACGTGCATGACCGCAAGTATTTCTATTCGCTATATGTCCGCGAGCCGGCCGGAGGCCTGATCGAACTGGCGACGGATGATGGTCAGGGCTTTTCCATTGATGAACCCCTGGAGGTGCTCGGAACCACCCTCTTCATTCCCGATCATTTTCGCCTGCGCCGCGAGGATATCGTGCCCATGCTGCCGCAGTTCGGTTTACCCGGCGAGCCGCGCATCCTCTATCGCGACCTGCCTTTCGTCTATCGAATCCACGAGACTGACGCCCCGGATGGCTCAACCCTGATGCTGTTGCACGGGACAGGGGGTAACGAAGCGAGCCTCCTGCCGCTCGGCCGCAAGATCCGGCCGGCAGCCACCCTGATCGGGTTGCGCGGTCGCGCAACGGAAGAGGGTGTCGCGCGCTTCTTCCGCCGCTTCGGGCCACTTGAGTTCGACCAGGCAGACATCCGTGCGGAAGCGGACGCCTTCGCGGCCTTTGTCGAGCAGGCGGTTGAGGCTTATGGGCTGGCGGCGCAAGAGACGGCCTATCTCGGTTATTCGAACGGGGCCAATCTCCTGGCTGCGGCAATGCTGCTGCATCCGGGTCTCGTGCGCCGAGCCGTCCTGATCCGCCCGGTGCCGGTGCTGGATCCCTGGCCAGAGACAGACCTTCGGGGAAGTGATATCCTGATCCTTGCTGGAAGCGAAGACCCTTACCATGCGCGCTCAGTTCGCCTTGCAGACGGTCTGCAGGCGCTTGGGGCCAAAGTGACGCTGGAGGATGTCGACGCCGGTCACGAACTCTCCGGCGAGGACACGCTGCGCGCCGCCGCCTTCTTGCGCTGA
- a CDS encoding glycosyltransferase family 2 protein has product MERPLSNLEAEARLLHSLGISKPLLARMIRRALETGTTIEEELLKSGDVEEDAYFAGLARMYGLSFLAEISPDLVVDHRAIDSQLTEPRLLRLYYPDRPPVMAIVPCITSMESMRARLQRSDRFAEEMVITTPTALRRAVWQVGQDRRARLAVHQLFDTARPNSARLVVTGDQGFVAGLFLCVVSLSAMLAPLLCLAIIHMLLSVFHLGGLFLRLMVVAYGRKNPPRRAVLEAETGRLPVYTVMVAIYREAAVVPQLLAALNTLDWPKSRLDIKLVCEADDEETLAAIRAAKPGPHIEVVEVPALAPRTKPKALTYALAGARGEFLTIYDAEDRPHPQQLREAYHAFRLGPPELACLQAPLVIANAGESWISAIFALEYSALFRRLLPALGFHRMPLPLGGTSNHFRTRVLIDSGGWDPFNVTEDADLGMRLHRMGYHASTITLPTLEDAPVSFKVWLGQRTRWYKGWLQTWLVLMRHPLRTGRDMGWLSFLVFQLLVGGMLVAALSHPGMLIFVTLSILSLLKIPAPQPGLFTSMMLGIDIVNIIGSYTVFFALGATPMTDREKQGMGWKWLMIPVYWMSVSLAAWKAVVELRLRPFYWNKTPHSPSRLAMDQRKKAAARSVSSPESS; this is encoded by the coding sequence TTGGAACGTCCCCTATCGAACCTTGAGGCCGAGGCGCGGCTTCTCCATTCTCTCGGCATATCCAAACCGCTCCTCGCGCGCATGATCAGGCGCGCTCTAGAGACCGGGACGACCATTGAGGAAGAGCTGCTGAAGAGCGGCGATGTGGAGGAAGACGCCTACTTCGCCGGTCTGGCGCGCATGTATGGCCTGTCCTTCCTGGCCGAAATTTCACCTGACCTCGTGGTCGACCATCGGGCGATCGACAGTCAGCTGACCGAACCGCGCCTGTTGCGACTCTATTATCCCGATCGGCCGCCGGTCATGGCCATCGTGCCCTGCATCACGTCAATGGAAAGCATGCGCGCGCGTTTGCAGCGAAGCGACCGTTTTGCAGAGGAGATGGTAATCACCACGCCGACTGCCCTTCGGCGCGCCGTATGGCAGGTCGGGCAGGACCGACGTGCGAGATTGGCGGTGCACCAGCTATTTGACACGGCCCGGCCGAATTCCGCCCGGCTGGTGGTGACCGGCGACCAGGGCTTTGTTGCAGGCCTCTTTCTCTGCGTCGTGAGCCTTTCGGCCATGCTCGCGCCCCTCCTGTGTCTCGCCATCATTCACATGCTGTTGTCCGTCTTCCATCTTGGCGGGCTCTTCCTCCGGCTGATGGTGGTGGCCTATGGCCGAAAGAACCCGCCGCGCCGGGCTGTGCTGGAGGCGGAGACGGGGCGGCTTCCGGTCTACACCGTGATGGTGGCGATCTACAGGGAGGCGGCTGTCGTGCCGCAATTGCTGGCAGCCCTTAATACGTTGGACTGGCCGAAGAGCCGGCTCGACATCAAGCTCGTCTGCGAGGCGGATGATGAAGAGACCTTGGCCGCCATTCGTGCCGCCAAGCCCGGGCCGCATATCGAGGTTGTCGAGGTTCCGGCGCTGGCGCCGCGGACGAAACCGAAGGCGCTCACCTATGCGCTTGCGGGTGCGCGCGGCGAATTCCTCACCATCTACGACGCAGAGGACCGCCCGCATCCGCAGCAACTGCGCGAAGCCTATCACGCCTTTCGCTTAGGCCCGCCGGAACTCGCCTGCCTGCAGGCGCCGCTGGTGATCGCCAATGCCGGCGAAAGCTGGATCAGCGCCATCTTCGCGCTCGAATATTCCGCCCTGTTTCGCCGTCTTCTGCCGGCGCTCGGCTTTCATCGCATGCCGTTGCCGCTCGGGGGAACGTCCAATCATTTCCGCACCCGGGTGTTGATCGACAGCGGCGGCTGGGATCCGTTCAACGTGACGGAGGATGCCGATCTCGGCATGCGACTTCATCGTATGGGCTATCACGCTTCGACCATCACCTTACCCACACTGGAAGACGCTCCCGTTTCATTCAAAGTGTGGCTCGGACAGCGAACCCGCTGGTACAAGGGCTGGCTGCAAACCTGGCTGGTGCTGATGCGCCATCCGCTTCGCACAGGCCGGGACATGGGCTGGCTTTCCTTTCTGGTCTTTCAACTGCTTGTCGGCGGCATGCTGGTCGCGGCACTCAGCCATCCCGGCATGCTGATCTTTGTGACCCTCTCGATCCTGTCCCTCTTGAAGATCCCCGCCCCTCAGCCCGGCCTGTTCACCTCGATGATGCTCGGCATCGACATCGTCAACATCATCGGCAGCTACACGGTCTTCTTCGCGCTCGGCGCCACACCGATGACGGACCGCGAGAAGCAGGGCATGGGGTGGAAATGGCTGATGATCCCGGTTTACTGGATGTCCGTCTCTCTGGCCGCCTGGAAAGCCGTGGTGGAGCTGCGTCTGCGCCCCTTCTACTGGAACAAGACGCCCCACAGCCCCAGCCGCTTGGCGATGGATCAGCGCAAGAAGGCGGCGGCGCGCAGCGTGTCCTCGCCGGAGAGTTCGTGA